The following are encoded in a window of Bacillus xiapuensis genomic DNA:
- the cas5c gene encoding type I-C CRISPR-associated protein Cas5c, protein MRNGIEFEVFGDYALFTDPLTKMGGEKLSYQVPTYQALKGIVESIYWKPTLLMIVDEVRIMNAIKMESKGIRPMDYGGGNTLANYTYLRDVRYQVRAHFIFNPHRPDMAFDRNEHKHHNILKRSLKAGGRRDIFLGARECQAYVEPCVFGEGKSFYDQYGEIHLGPMVHGINYPDETGREEMEVRLWNPVMKNGVIQFIRPDQCTQIRKIREMEMKHFDQNNVKSAEEEEKLEIGGE, encoded by the coding sequence ATGAGAAACGGCATTGAGTTCGAGGTCTTCGGTGATTATGCGCTATTTACCGACCCGCTGACGAAAATGGGCGGGGAGAAACTATCGTATCAAGTTCCCACGTATCAAGCGTTAAAAGGAATAGTGGAAAGCATCTATTGGAAGCCCACTTTATTAATGATTGTAGATGAAGTGCGCATCATGAATGCCATTAAAATGGAGTCGAAAGGGATTCGGCCGATGGACTATGGCGGCGGAAATACGTTAGCGAATTACACGTATTTAAGAGATGTTCGCTACCAGGTGCGGGCTCATTTCATCTTCAATCCCCATCGGCCCGATATGGCCTTTGACCGCAACGAACACAAGCACCATAACATCCTAAAGCGTTCCCTTAAAGCGGGCGGGCGCCGGGACATTTTTCTCGGAGCGAGGGAATGCCAAGCTTATGTCGAGCCATGTGTGTTTGGCGAAGGGAAAAGCTTTTATGACCAATACGGTGAGATTCATCTCGGCCCGATGGTGCATGGGATTAATTATCCAGATGAAACGGGAAGGGAAGAAATGGAAGTCCGTCTGTGGAATCCGGTGATGAAGAATGGAGTCATCCAATTCATCCGGCCGGATCAATGCACGCAAATTCGCAAGATCAGAGAGATGGAAAT